From Sphingopyxis sp. MWB1, a single genomic window includes:
- the glnA gene encoding type I glutamate--ammonia ligase gives MATKPKDIIARIKENDIEWVDLRFTDPKGKWQHLTMCAGVIDEDSLEDGLMFDGSSIAGWKAINESDMILKPDLDAVYDDPFSATPMLVIFCDIVEPSTGEGYTRDPRTTAKRAEAYLGTTGIGDTVYVGPEAEFFMFDDVRFETGYNKSGFEIDDIELPTNTGRRYEGGNLAHRPRAKGGYFPVAPVDSAVDIRAEMVTTMLELGLPCDKHHHEVAAAQHELGLTFGTLTQTADRMQIYKYVVHQVAHAYGKTATFMPKPIKDDNGSGMHTHFSIWEKGKPLFAGNGYAGLSDMCLYFIGGVVKHAKALNAFTNPTTNSYKRLVPGFEAPVLLAYSSRNRSASCRIPYGAGAKSKRVEFRFPDAMANPYLCYAALLMAGLDGIQNKIHPGDAMDKNLYDLPPEELKEVPTVCGSLREALDSLAADYDFLLKGDVFTKDQIDAYIELKWEEVYAFEQTPSPVEFDMYYSA, from the coding sequence ATGGCGACCAAGCCCAAGGATATCATCGCGCGGATCAAGGAAAATGACATTGAGTGGGTCGACCTGCGCTTCACCGATCCCAAGGGCAAATGGCAGCATCTGACCATGTGCGCCGGCGTGATCGACGAAGATTCGCTGGAAGACGGGCTGATGTTCGACGGTTCGTCGATCGCCGGGTGGAAGGCGATCAACGAAAGCGACATGATCCTGAAGCCCGATCTCGATGCCGTTTATGACGATCCTTTTTCGGCGACGCCGATGCTCGTCATCTTCTGCGACATTGTCGAACCGTCGACCGGCGAAGGCTATACCCGCGACCCGCGCACCACGGCAAAGCGCGCCGAAGCTTATCTGGGCACCACCGGCATCGGCGACACCGTCTATGTCGGCCCCGAAGCCGAATTTTTCATGTTCGATGATGTCCGCTTCGAAACCGGCTATAACAAGTCGGGCTTTGAAATCGACGATATCGAGCTGCCGACCAATACGGGCCGTCGTTATGAAGGCGGCAACCTCGCCCATCGTCCGCGCGCCAAGGGCGGTTATTTCCCCGTCGCGCCGGTAGACAGCGCCGTCGACATCCGCGCCGAAATGGTCACGACGATGCTGGAACTGGGCCTGCCGTGCGACAAGCATCACCATGAAGTCGCCGCCGCGCAGCATGAGCTGGGCCTGACATTCGGCACGCTGACCCAGACCGCCGACCGGATGCAGATTTACAAATATGTCGTGCATCAGGTCGCCCATGCCTATGGCAAGACCGCGACCTTCATGCCCAAGCCGATCAAGGACGACAATGGCAGCGGCATGCACACCCATTTTTCGATCTGGGAAAAGGGCAAGCCCCTGTTCGCGGGCAATGGTTATGCCGGCCTCAGCGACATGTGCCTCTATTTCATCGGCGGCGTCGTGAAGCATGCCAAAGCCCTGAACGCCTTCACCAACCCGACGACGAACAGCTACAAGCGGCTCGTCCCCGGTTTTGAAGCGCCGGTGCTGCTTGCCTATTCGAGCCGCAACCGCTCGGCCTCGTGCCGCATCCCCTATGGCGCGGGCGCCAAGTCGAAGCGCGTCGAATTCCGCTTCCCCGACGCGATGGCCAACCCTTATCTCTGCTATGCCGCACTGCTGATGGCCGGCCTCGACGGCATTCAGAACAAGATCCATCCGGGCGACGCGATGGACAAGAATCTCTATGATCTGCCGCCCGAAGAGCTGAAGGAAGTGCCGACCGTTTGCGGTTCGCTGCGCGAAGCGCTCGACAGCCTGGCGGCCGATTATGACTTCCTGCTGAAAGGCGACGTGTTCACCAAGGACCAGATCGACGCCTATATCGAACTGAAATGGGAAGAGGTTTATGCCTTTGAGCAAACCCCCAGCCCCGTCGAGTTCGACATGTACTATAGCGCCTGA
- a CDS encoding peroxiredoxin, with protein sequence MTIKPGDKLPETTLVKATENGPEQVSTADYFKGRKVALFSVPGAFTPTCSAKHLPGFVEKADALKAKGIDEIACTAVNDAFVMGAWGKGANADAITMLADGNGDFAEAVGLTMDGKAFGMGKRGQRFSMVVNDGVVEQLNVEAPGEFKVSSADHMLEQL encoded by the coding sequence ATGACGATCAAACCCGGAGACAAGCTGCCTGAAACGACTTTGGTCAAGGCGACCGAAAATGGACCCGAACAGGTGAGCACCGCCGATTATTTCAAAGGGCGCAAGGTTGCGCTTTTTTCGGTCCCCGGCGCCTTTACCCCGACCTGTTCGGCCAAGCATCTGCCGGGCTTCGTCGAAAAGGCCGATGCACTGAAAGCAAAGGGAATCGACGAAATTGCCTGCACCGCGGTCAATGACGCCTTTGTCATGGGCGCGTGGGGCAAGGGCGCCAATGCCGATGCGATCACCATGCTTGCTGACGGCAATGGCGATTTCGCCGAAGCCGTTGGTCTTACCATGGATGGCAAGGCATTCGGCATGGGCAAGCGCGGCCAGCGTTTCTCGATGGTCGTCAACGACGGCGTCGTCGAGCAGCTCAATGTCGAGGCGCCCGGTGAGTTCAAGGTGTCGAGCGCTGATCATATGCTGGAACAGCTGTAA
- a CDS encoding P-II family nitrogen regulator yields the protein MKKIEAIIKPFKLDEVKEALHDVGVSGITVTEAKGFGRQKGHTELYRGAEYVVDFLPKVKLEVVVEDGLAERVVEAIAAAAQTGRIGDGKIFVMPIEGALRIRTGERDEDAL from the coding sequence GTGAAGAAAATTGAGGCGATCATCAAACCGTTCAAGCTCGACGAGGTGAAGGAGGCGCTGCACGATGTCGGCGTCAGCGGCATCACCGTCACCGAGGCGAAGGGTTTTGGCCGTCAGAAGGGACATACCGAATTATATCGCGGCGCCGAATATGTCGTCGACTTCCTGCCCAAGGTGAAGCTGGAAGTGGTTGTCGAGGACGGGCTGGCCGAACGGGTGGTCGAGGCGATTGCCGCCGCCGCCCAGACGGGGCGCATCGGCGATGGCAAGATTTTCGTCATGCCCATCGAAGGCGCGCTGCGCATTCGCACCGGCGAACGCGACGAGGATGCGCTTTAA
- a CDS encoding M20/M25/M40 family metallo-hydrolase produces MTMPRRAVPALRLKNLVLAAAFACGLVAAPSAGAQLTPAEQVMAETVTAEQERNIALLEKLVNQNSGSLHIEGVEKVGAMMRAELEPLGFKVIWKPMRETGRAGHLIATHKGREDGKRLLLIGHLDTVFEPDSPFQRFERMGDKAKGPGVGDNKGGMTVIVAALRAMQAAGTLKDANIEIHLTGDEEDSGHPLEVARADLIAAGKRSDVALGFEGLVRDGGADMSSIARRSSESWQVTASGKSGHSSGIFSAHAGDGAIYELTRILHRFRTELPEPNLTFNVGLVAGGQEVSLDEGKIRASASGKTNIIAGTAIARGDLRTLSAEQAARVKAKMAAIVADHAPGTSATLAFDPGGYPAMAPTEGNRALLTRLNAVNRDLGLAEMAPLDPLKRGAADISFVAPFVDSLAGLGSYSTGDHGPQETVDLPSIERQATRAAILMSRLAAEKR; encoded by the coding sequence ATGACCATGCCGCGCCGCGCCGTCCCTGCCCTCCGCCTGAAAAATCTTGTCCTTGCCGCTGCTTTTGCCTGTGGCCTTGTCGCGGCGCCGTCCGCCGGGGCGCAGCTTACGCCTGCTGAACAAGTGATGGCCGAAACGGTGACGGCGGAGCAGGAGCGCAATATCGCGCTGCTCGAAAAGCTGGTGAACCAGAATAGCGGGTCGCTGCATATCGAAGGCGTCGAGAAGGTCGGTGCGATGATGCGCGCCGAGCTGGAGCCGCTGGGGTTCAAAGTCATCTGGAAACCGATGCGCGAGACGGGGCGCGCAGGCCATCTGATTGCAACGCACAAGGGGCGCGAAGATGGCAAGCGCCTGTTGTTGATCGGTCATCTCGACACGGTGTTTGAGCCGGACTCGCCCTTTCAGCGCTTTGAGCGGATGGGCGACAAGGCGAAAGGCCCCGGCGTCGGCGATAACAAGGGCGGGATGACGGTGATCGTCGCCGCGCTGCGCGCAATGCAGGCGGCGGGGACGCTGAAGGACGCCAATATCGAAATTCACCTGACGGGCGATGAGGAGGATAGCGGCCATCCGCTGGAGGTGGCGCGCGCCGACCTGATCGCGGCGGGCAAGCGCAGCGATGTGGCGCTGGGCTTTGAAGGGCTGGTGCGCGACGGCGGCGCCGACATGAGCTCGATCGCGCGGCGGAGCTCCGAAAGCTGGCAGGTCACCGCCAGCGGCAAGAGCGGGCATAGTTCGGGCATTTTCAGCGCCCATGCGGGCGATGGCGCCATTTACGAACTCACCCGGATCCTTCACCGTTTCCGCACCGAATTGCCCGAGCCCAATCTGACCTTCAACGTCGGGCTGGTCGCCGGGGGGCAGGAGGTTTCGCTCGATGAGGGGAAGATCCGCGCGAGCGCGAGCGGCAAGACCAATATCATCGCAGGCACCGCCATTGCGCGCGGCGACCTGCGCACTTTGTCGGCCGAGCAGGCGGCGCGGGTAAAGGCGAAAATGGCGGCGATTGTCGCCGATCATGCGCCGGGAACCTCGGCGACCCTCGCCTTTGACCCCGGCGGCTATCCGGCGATGGCGCCGACCGAGGGCAATCGCGCGCTGCTTACCCGGCTGAATGCCGTGAACCGCGACCTGGGGCTCGCGGAAATGGCGCCGCTCGACCCGCTGAAACGCGGCGCGGCGGATATCAGCTTTGTCGCGCCCTTTGTCGACAGCCTCGCGGGGCTGGGCAGCTATTCGACCGGCGACCATGGGCCGCAGGAAACGGTCGACCTGCCGAGCATCGAGCGGCAGGCAACCCGCGCCGCGATTTTGATGTCGCGACTGGCGGCGGAGAAACGCTGA
- the map gene encoding type I methionyl aminopeptidase has protein sequence MYNYVSVTAAEAGAPTAVRDGTIKLHDAAGFAGMRKAGRLSAEILDALVPFIQPGVTTAAIDAKVREMMLAGGGIPATLGYRGFTHSCCTSINHVVCHGIPDDKPLRDGDIINVDVTSIIDGWHGDTSRMYLVGDVGIKARRLVEVTYESLMLGIEQAKPGNTIGDIAHAIQQYAEKHRYSVVRDFCGHGLGQLFHDAPEVVHAGRPGTGPELRPGMFFTIEPMINTGKYAVKMLPDGWTAVTRDRSLSAQFEHSIGITEDGCEIFTASPKGLNAPPWQ, from the coding sequence ATGTATAATTATGTCTCCGTAACCGCTGCCGAAGCGGGCGCCCCGACCGCCGTGCGCGACGGCACGATCAAGCTGCATGATGCGGCAGGTTTTGCCGGGATGCGCAAGGCCGGGCGGCTGTCGGCCGAAATCCTCGACGCGCTTGTTCCCTTTATCCAGCCCGGCGTGACCACCGCCGCCATCGACGCCAAGGTGCGCGAGATGATGCTGGCGGGCGGCGGCATCCCCGCAACGCTCGGCTATCGCGGCTTTACCCATAGCTGCTGCACCAGCATCAACCATGTCGTGTGCCACGGCATTCCCGACGACAAGCCGCTGCGCGATGGCGACATCATCAATGTCGACGTCACCAGCATCATCGACGGCTGGCACGGCGACACCAGCCGCATGTATCTGGTCGGCGACGTCGGTATCAAGGCGCGGCGGCTGGTCGAGGTGACGTATGAAAGCCTGATGCTGGGCATCGAACAGGCAAAGCCCGGCAACACCATCGGCGACATTGCCCATGCGATCCAGCAATATGCCGAAAAGCATCGCTATTCGGTGGTCCGCGACTTTTGCGGCCATGGGCTGGGGCAATTGTTCCACGATGCGCCCGAGGTCGTCCATGCCGGCCGCCCCGGCACCGGGCCGGAGCTTCGCCCCGGCATGTTCTTCACCATCGAACCGATGATCAACACGGGCAAATATGCGGTCAAGATGCTCCCCGACGGCTGGACCGCGGTAACCCGCGACCGCTCCTTGTCGGCGCAGTTCGAACATAGCATCGGCATTACCGAAGATGGCTGCGAGATCTTCACCGCCAGCCCCAAGGGGCTGAACGCGCCGCCTTGGCAGTAA
- the clpA gene encoding ATP-dependent Clp protease ATP-binding subunit ClpA has translation MPSFSESLEKTLHNALKAASERHHEYATLEHLLHALIDDDHAAEVMRACGVALVDLQSAVVHYLDTELDSLRVEGHSDPSPTSGFQRVVQRAILHVQSSGKDEVTGANVLVALFSERESYAVYFLQQQDLTRLDAVSYLSHGVGKGGKPAAQAEAEEKEETKDKDAAKNKKETALDQFTVNLNEKAKGGKVDPLIGRNAEVDRTIQILCRRSKNNPLYVGDPGVGKTAIAEGLARKIIEGEVPDVLKEAVIYSLDMGALLAGTRYRGDFEERLKQVVTELEGLPHAILFIDEIHTVIGAGATSGGAMDASNLLKPALSGGVIRCIGSTTYKEFRNHFEKDRALLRRFQKIDVIEPSLEDTKKILAGLRDAFEKHHSVKYTADAINAAVDLSARYINDRKLPDKAIDVIDEVGAMQMLVAPSKRRKTITAKEIEAVIATMARIPPKSVSSDDKKLLETLETDLKRVVFGQNTAIEVLSSAIKLSRAGLRDPEKPIGNYLFSGPTGVGKTEVAKQLASIMGIPLQRFDMSEYMERHSVSRLIGAPPGYVGYDQGGLLTDAIDQNPHCVLLLDEIEKAHPDLFNILLQVMDNGRLTDHHGKTVDFRNVILIMTTNAGASDMARESIGFGNATREDVQEEAVKKMFTPEFRNRLDAIVPFGYLPPEVVARVVDKFILELELQLADRNVHIQLDEAAREWLTAKGYDKLYGARPMGRLIQEKIKQPLAEELLFGKLVHGGEVKVKMKKEEDAKVGNPLAFEITPTPPKGAKGKGKAKTQDSDTEKTAD, from the coding sequence ATGCCGTCCTTTTCGGAGAGCCTCGAAAAGACCCTGCACAATGCGCTGAAAGCCGCATCGGAACGTCATCATGAATATGCGACACTGGAACATTTGCTCCACGCGCTGATCGACGACGACCATGCTGCCGAAGTGATGCGCGCCTGCGGCGTCGCGCTGGTCGACCTGCAATCGGCGGTGGTGCATTATCTCGATACCGAACTCGACAGCCTGCGGGTCGAGGGGCATAGCGACCCTTCCCCCACCAGCGGATTTCAGCGTGTCGTGCAGCGCGCGATCCTGCACGTCCAGTCCTCGGGCAAGGATGAGGTGACGGGCGCCAACGTGCTGGTCGCCCTCTTTTCCGAACGCGAATCCTATGCCGTCTATTTCCTGCAGCAGCAGGACCTGACCCGTCTCGATGCCGTCTCCTATCTCAGCCACGGGGTCGGCAAGGGCGGCAAGCCCGCCGCGCAGGCCGAGGCAGAGGAAAAAGAAGAAACAAAGGACAAGGATGCGGCGAAGAACAAGAAGGAAACCGCGCTCGACCAGTTCACCGTCAACCTCAACGAAAAAGCGAAGGGCGGGAAAGTCGATCCGCTGATCGGCCGCAACGCCGAGGTGGATCGCACGATCCAGATCCTGTGCCGTCGCAGCAAGAACAACCCCCTCTATGTCGGTGACCCCGGCGTCGGCAAAACCGCGATTGCCGAGGGGCTGGCGCGCAAGATTATCGAGGGCGAAGTGCCCGACGTGCTCAAGGAAGCGGTCATTTATTCGCTCGACATGGGCGCGCTGCTCGCGGGCACCCGCTATCGCGGTGATTTTGAGGAACGGCTGAAGCAGGTCGTCACCGAACTGGAAGGCCTGCCGCACGCCATATTGTTCATCGACGAGATTCACACCGTCATCGGCGCGGGCGCGACGAGCGGCGGGGCGATGGATGCGTCCAACCTTCTGAAACCCGCGCTGTCGGGCGGCGTCATCCGTTGCATCGGGTCGACGACTTATAAAGAGTTTCGCAATCATTTCGAAAAGGACCGCGCGCTGCTGCGCCGGTTCCAGAAGATCGACGTGATCGAGCCGAGCCTGGAGGACACCAAGAAAATCCTCGCCGGTCTGCGCGACGCCTTTGAAAAGCATCATAGCGTCAAATATACTGCGGATGCGATCAACGCCGCGGTCGACCTGTCCGCGCGCTATATCAATGATCGCAAATTGCCTGACAAAGCGATCGACGTGATCGACGAGGTGGGCGCGATGCAGATGCTCGTCGCCCCGTCGAAGCGGCGCAAGACAATCACCGCCAAGGAGATCGAAGCCGTGATCGCGACCATGGCGCGCATCCCGCCCAAATCGGTATCGAGCGATGACAAGAAGCTGCTCGAAACGCTGGAAACCGATTTAAAGCGCGTGGTGTTCGGCCAGAACACCGCGATCGAAGTGCTATCTTCGGCGATCAAGCTCAGCCGTGCGGGCCTGCGCGATCCCGAAAAGCCGATCGGCAATTATCTGTTCAGCGGGCCGACCGGCGTCGGCAAGACCGAGGTCGCCAAACAATTGGCGTCAATCATGGGCATTCCGCTCCAGCGCTTTGACATGAGCGAATATATGGAGCGCCATTCGGTGAGCCGCCTGATCGGTGCGCCTCCGGGCTATGTCGGTTACGACCAGGGCGGACTGCTCACCGATGCGATCGACCAGAATCCGCATTGCGTTCTGCTGCTCGACGAGATTGAAAAGGCGCACCCGGACCTGTTCAACATCCTGCTGCAGGTGATGGACAATGGCCGCCTGACCGACCACCACGGCAAGACGGTCGATTTCCGCAATGTCATCCTGATCATGACGACCAATGCAGGCGCAAGCGACATGGCGCGCGAGTCGATCGGCTTTGGCAATGCGACGCGCGAGGATGTGCAGGAAGAGGCGGTGAAGAAGATGTTCACCCCCGAATTCCGCAACCGCCTCGATGCTATTGTCCCCTTCGGCTATCTGCCGCCGGAGGTCGTCGCGCGCGTGGTCGACAAGTTCATCCTGGAGCTCGAACTCCAGCTTGCCGACCGCAATGTCCATATCCAGCTCGACGAGGCGGCGCGCGAATGGCTGACCGCCAAGGGCTATGACAAGCTTTATGGCGCGCGCCCCATGGGCCGGTTGATCCAGGAAAAGATCAAGCAGCCGCTCGCCGAGGAACTGCTTTTCGGCAAGCTCGTCCATGGCGGTGAGGTCAAGGTGAAAATGAAGAAGGAAGAGGATGCCAAGGTCGGCAATCCGCTCGCCTTTGAAATCACCCCCACCCCGCCCAAGGGCGCCAAGGGCAAAGGCAAGGCCAAAACCCAGGACAGTGACACCGAAAAGACGGCGGACTGA